GTCGAGCCTCCGAAATCTACGCCCACGCGGATCCCTCCGAACCTGCCACGAGCGTGTCATCGCGCTCGGCATAGAGTGACTCAAGCTGCTGCTGCATGCTTGCGATGAGCGCCAGCACGTCATCGACGGTTGCGACGCCCGTCGCATTCGTCAGGCGCTCGCGGTCAGCGTACAGGTCCGCCAACTGGGCGCTCATGCTCTCTACAAGATCGTCGCGGTGCTGAGCGTCGTCGGACACAGGCGCGCCCATGCGTGCCTCCTTGCTGGTTCTCGACTGCCGCGCCGGAACGGACCGCACGCAGTCACGTTCCGGCTTCGGCTGTGTCTAACGTCGCAGGCGTTGACGAGGGGACGCCGTGCGGCCTGACGCAGGCCGTACAGGCCTGCCACAACGTTAACAGCTCACGAGCACTGTAGCAGTGCGTGGTTCCCGTCGATACTCCAAACAGTGCACTGACCACGCGCCACGGGATCGGATGGAATCGTGACCCTTGAGGTGAGCCCTGCCGCCGCGCCGCTCGCTCCACATCGGCTGCCACCACCGGTAGCCGGGCAGGCGAACGTGGTGTCGTCCGCGCGCCACGAGTCCCAGAGCGAGCAGGCGCTGCTGGAACATGCTCTGATCCTGGCGTGTACGGCCGTCGGCATGGGGACAGCGTTCGTGGCGCGCGACAATGCTGACGGCGCCTGTCGGCGGGTGGCCGCCGTCCATCGGCAACCCGGCGGGCCGACACTTATCGTGGGGCAGGCGCTCGTGTGTCGCCCCGCTGCCGCTGGCAGTCCAGGCAGCGGCAGTCGCGGCGCCGGCGATCCGGGCAGCGGTCGTGGAGCCGCCACCGATGCCTGGCTGCTCGCCCTTCCTGGCGTGGCCGCCGGCCTGACCGTTCCGATCCTGCTGGCGGACGGAACAGCGCATGGCGTCCTCGGCGCGGTCGATTCGCGCCCCCGGGCGATCGCCCGCGAGGACCGCGCGACGCTGGCGGAAGCGGCCCTCGTTGTCGCGGCGCTGCTGGATCAGGAGTCCATCAAACGCCGGCACGACCTCGTGCTGCGCTCGGCCGGCGAGGGCATCGTCGGGCTGGATCGGCAGGGCGTCATCACGTTCGTCAGCACCATGGCGGCGCGGACGCTCGGCTACCAGCCTGCAGACCTGATCGGCCGGGACCACCACGCGCTGTTCCATCACTCGGGATCACACGGCGAACCGCTGTCGGAGGCCGACTGCCCGATTCTGGCAGCGATCCGGTCCGGCAATGGTCACCGCGAGGCCGACGCGGTCTTCTGGCGGAGGACCGGCCGTGCCGTCCCCGTCGAGTACGTCTGCACGCCGATGCCGGACGCGGTCAACGCAGACGCCGCCCTGCTGCTCTTCAAGGACGTGACCGAGTCACGCGCCTTCGAAGAGGAGATGCTACGGCAGGCGTACCACGACCCGCTGACCGCGCTCCCGAACCGAAACCTGTTCATGGAGCGGCTCGAACATCACCTGCAAGAGAATCAGCGGGCGTCAGACGGCATGGCCGTGCTGTTCCTCGACCTGGACCGCTTCAAGAACATCAACGACAGCCTCGGGCACGGCGCGGGCGACGAATTGCTGATCGGAGTGGCGCAACGGGTGGCCGCCTGCATCCGCCAGGATGACGTCGTCGCGCGGTTCGGCGGCGACGAATTCGCCGTGATGCTGACCGGCGTGCGCCACTCTGCCGACGCGGTGCTCGTAGCCGAGAAGCTCCTGGCGGACATCCAGGAGCCGTTCGTCCTTGACGGCCACGAAGCCTACGTCGGGACCAGCATCGGCATCGCCGTGGCCGGCCCGCACTCGGAGGCGGGGGCGCTGATTCGGGATGCCGACGTGGCATTGCACCGCGCGAAGCTCGGCGGCAAGGGCCGCTGCGTCGTCTTTGAGGAGACGATGCCGGCGTTCTCGGTCGAGCGGCTGAGCCTGGAGGCCGATCTTCGGCGGGCGCTCGAACGGCGCGAGCTGCGGCTGTACTACCAGCCGGTGCTCGACCTCGGCACCGAGAAGATCGTCGGCGCGGAAGCCCTGGTGCGCTGGGAGCATCCGAAGCATGGACTGGTGTCCCCGTCCGACTTCATCCCGATGGCCGAGGAGACCGGGCTGATCCTCCCCATCGGCAAATGGGTGCTGGAGGAGGCCTGCCGGCAGGCGACGATCTGGCGACGAAAGTACGCCGATCACGCTGACTTCACGATGGCCGTCAACCTCTCGGCGCGGCAGTTCCAGCAGCCAGACCTGGTGGAACAGGTGCGCGCGGCCCTGGAGCGTGCCGACTTCGCGCCGGAGCTGCTGCGGCTGGAGATCACCGAGAGCATCCTGATGGAGGACGTCGACGCCACGCAGGCTCAGTTGCTCGCGCTGCGCGGCCTGGGCGTGAAGCTCGCCATCGACGACTTCGGCACGGGCTACTCGTCGCTCAGCTACATCCAGCGGTTCCCGGTGGACACGCTCAAGATCGACCGCTCGTTCGTGATGGGCCTCAGCGAGGACGCCCGCAACCCCAGCATCGTGCAGGCGGCGGCGTCGCTCGCGCACGCCCTGGGCATGGACGTGACCGCCGAAGGCATCGAGACGGTCGATCAGCTCCGCTCGCTTCAGGGGCTGAGCTGCGACCACGGCCAGGGCTACCTGTTCGCCCGGCCGCTGAGCAGCGAAGCCATCGACAGCCTGCTGACGAACGGCATCCCGCGCGACCGCTAGCCCCCGCGCGAGCCCGCCGCGCGCCACAACCGGCGCATGGCGAGCCAGCGCCGCTCCGTATCAGGTCTGTTTTCGGAGGCGCGGGTCCAGCAGGTCGCGGAGGCCGTCGCCAAACAGGTTGACGCCGAGCACCGTGAGGGTGATCGCCACACCGGGGAACGTCGCGATCCAGGGCGCCGTCGTCAGGACGTTGCGTCCCTCGGCCAGCATGCGGCCCCAGGTCGGCGTCGGGGGCGGCACCCCGACGCCCAGGAAGCTGAGCGCAGATTCCATCAGGATGACGCGGGCCAGCTCCAGGGTGAAGATCACCAGGACCGGGGCCATCAGGTTCGGGAGGATGTGCCGCCACATGATGCGTACATTGCTGACGCCGATGGCCCGGGCCGCCTGGATGAACTCGCGCTCGCGGATCGAGAGCGTCACGCCACGGACCACCCGAGCGTAGATCATCCAGGTCGTCAAGGCCATCACCAGGATCAGGTTCTGTAAGCTCGGGCCGAGAATCGCGGCGATGGCCAGCGCCAACAGGATCAGCGGAAACGCCAGGTTCAGATCGACGATCCGCATCACCAGGATGTCAACCTTGCCGCCGTAGAACCCGGCCGCCAGCCCGGCCGAGACGCCGACGACCGCCCCGAGCAGCGCCGCCGTCGTGCCAATCGCCAGCGAGATCTGCGCGCCGTACACGATGCGGGACCAGACATCCCGCCCGAACTGGTCCGTCCCGAGCGGCGCCTGGATCGAGCCACGCGCCTGCCAGGCCGGAGGCCGGTTGGCCAGGGCGAGATTCTGGGTGATCGGATCGCGGGTGACCACGACCGGGGCCAGCACCGCCAGCAGGATCACCAGCCCCACGACTGTTGCCCCGAAGGTCATCAGCGGGCTACGGCGGAGAAGGCGCAGGGGCAGGCTGGCCTGGCGGGCGGCCCCGTCGCTGGCCCGCGCAGCCAGCGCTGAGCCGGCCGCAGTGGTAGAGGTACTCATGGCCGAGGCGGTCTCCCGGAGCGCGGCGATGGCGGCACGAGGGGCACGGTCGAAGGCACGTCAGCCTCGCACGCGGATGCGCGGATCGAGCAGGCCGTACAGCAGGTCAACCAGCAGATTGATGGTGACGACTGCCGTCGAGAGGATCAGCACCGCCGCCTGCACGACCGGATAATCGCGGTTCGTGATCGCCTGAATGGTGAACAGGCCGACGCCCGGCCAGGTGAAGACGGTCTCGACGACGACGGCCCCGCCCAGGATGTAGCCGAACTGGAGGCCAATGACCGTGACCAGCGGGATCAGGGCGTTCCGCAAGGCGTGACGGGTCAGCACGGCCCAGCCGGGCAGGCCCTTCGCTCGCGCCGTGCGAACGTAGTCCTCCGAGAGGATCTCCAGCATCGAGGAGCGAGTGATCCGGGTCAGCAGGGCCATCAGGCCCGTGGCCAGCACGCCCGCGGGCATCACGACGTGCAGCCACGTCCCCCGCCCGGAAGTCGGCAGCCAGCCGAGCGTCACGGCGAAGAACAAGATCGCCATGATCGCCAGCCAGAAGTTCGGGACGGCCTGCCCGAGCAGCGCGACGGCCATCGCCAGGAGATCCACGATCTTGCCCCGCTGCGTCGCGCTCAGCACGCCGAGCGGAATCGCCAGCAGGATCGCCAGCACCATCGCCGTCAGCGTCAGCTGGAAGGTTGCCGGGAGCCGTTCGGCGATCAGCGGCAGGGCCGGCGTGCCGTGCCGCAAGGAGGTGCCGAGATCGCCCTGGACGGCGCGCAGCAGGAAGCTGCCGTACTGGACGATCAGCGGCCGGTCGAAGCCCCACTCGCGCCGGAACTGGGCGACGCGCTCAGCGGTGGCGTCCGGCGGCAGCATCAGCACCGCCGGATCGCCACTCAGAAACGTCAGGAAGAAGGTGATGATCGAGACGCCCCAGATCACCAGCAGGGCCAGCAGCAGCCGCTGGACGACGTAGCCGGTCACAGGTCGCCCTCACCGGCCGATGGGCGGCCCACACGGCCCGCCCCCCGCCGCTGCGCGGCGCGAACATCGGCTTCGCCGACATCATCTCGGCTGCGCCGCCTCTCCGTGTCGCCGACGTCACTGTGCGCGGGAGAGGGGGAGGTCGGTACTATGCGCGCGTGACGGGGGGCCACGGCTACGCCGAGGTCAACGGGTACAGCCACTGGGTCTCGTCGGCGCGCGGGTCATACGAGACCTTCTTGTTCATCGCGAAGACGGCGTCGTTCTGGAACAGGAAGATGAACCCGGCGTCGTCCTTCAGCAGCTGCTGAACCCTCGCGTAGAGCGGCACACGCGCGCTCGGATCGAAGGTCGCCTCCGCCTGGTTGCACAGGGCGTAGACTTCCTCGTTGCGGTAGAACAGGCCGAGGTTCTGCTGCATCATCCACTTGATGGCCCAGGCCGGCTCGAAGTAGGCGTTGCCGAGGCTGTAGATGTGCAGCGGCGAGAGCTGGTTCGCGACGCGGCGCGGGCCGAACGCGCCGAACTCGAAGACGTTCAGCTTGACGTCGATGCCGACCTGCCGCAGGTACTCGACGATGGCCTCGGCCGGCTTGGAGTGGTCCGCGATGCTGCCGGTGAACGAGTCGAACTCGACCGAGAAGCCGTTCGGGTAGCCGGCCGCGGCCAGCAGCTCCTTCGCCTTCGGCGGGTCGTACGGGTACGGCGTCACGCTGGCGTCGTAGCCGAACGCAGCCGTGGGGACGGCCGTCGCGAGGCGCGTCGCATGGCCCAGGTAGAGCGCCGAGATGATGGCGTCCACGTCCACGGCGTAGTTGAGCGCCTGCCGCACGCGGACATCGTTGAACGGCGTCACGCGCGGATCGATCCCGATGAAGAAGACGCGCGGCGTGGCGATCGTCTTGACGGTCAGGTTCGGGTTCGCCTCAAGCTCGGCGATCCGCTCGTAGGGCACGTTAGCGACAAAATCGACCTCGCCGGTCTGGAGCGCGGCGATGCGGGCGGCATCCTCGAGAATCGGCCGCACGGTGATCTGCGAGATGCTGGCCGGGCCGCGCCAGTAGTTCGGGTTGGCCTGGAGCACGAGACGCTCGTTCTTGACCCACTCCGTCAGCATGAACGGACCGGTGCCGTTCGGCTTCGTGGCGAGCATGGCAGCGTCGGTTGCCATCGTGTGCGTGGGCGAGAGCATGCCGCCGTACAACTCGCTCAAGCGATTCGGGATCATGATGTCGGGCTGCTTGGTCCGCACCACGATGGTGCTGGCGTCTACGACGTCCACGCCGGCGATGGTCGCCAGCTCCGAGCTGATAGTCGACTTGGTGGCCGGATCGATGGCCCGCTCGATGGTGAACTTGGCCGACTCGGCGTTGAAGGGGTCGCCGTTGTGGAACGTCACGCCCGAGCGCAGTTTGAACTGCCAGGACGCACCGTCGCCCAGGAAGCCCCACTCGGTGGCGAGCGCCGGCAGGATGTTCGCACTGGCGTCACGGGCCGTCAGCCCGTCAAACACGTTCGCGATGAAGATCTGGGTATTCCGGCCGACCGTCAGATGCGGGTCGAACGTGTTCGGCTCGGCCGAGAGCGCGATGGTCACGCTCTTGCCCTGGTTCGCCACGGCGGACGCTGCCCCGGCCGTCCGGTCCGTCAGCAGGCCGGCCGCCTCAGCCGACCGACCGCCCAGGCCCGGCAGCGCTGCCAGCGCCAGCCCTCCAGCCGCCGCACCAGCCACCCGGCGAATCGCCTGACGCCGAGATACGCGACTGGTCCCTCTGCGATTCTCAACACGCATCGCCCTGCCTCCACCCTCGCTCAACC
This Chloroflexota bacterium DNA region includes the following protein-coding sequences:
- a CDS encoding EAL domain-containing protein, which codes for MTLEVSPAAAPLAPHRLPPPVAGQANVVSSARHESQSEQALLEHALILACTAVGMGTAFVARDNADGACRRVAAVHRQPGGPTLIVGQALVCRPAAAGSPGSGSRGAGDPGSGRGAATDAWLLALPGVAAGLTVPILLADGTAHGVLGAVDSRPRAIAREDRATLAEAALVVAALLDQESIKRRHDLVLRSAGEGIVGLDRQGVITFVSTMAARTLGYQPADLIGRDHHALFHHSGSHGEPLSEADCPILAAIRSGNGHREADAVFWRRTGRAVPVEYVCTPMPDAVNADAALLLFKDVTESRAFEEEMLRQAYHDPLTALPNRNLFMERLEHHLQENQRASDGMAVLFLDLDRFKNINDSLGHGAGDELLIGVAQRVAACIRQDDVVARFGGDEFAVMLTGVRHSADAVLVAEKLLADIQEPFVLDGHEAYVGTSIGIAVAGPHSEAGALIRDADVALHRAKLGGKGRCVVFEETMPAFSVERLSLEADLRRALERRELRLYYQPVLDLGTEKIVGAEALVRWEHPKHGLVSPSDFIPMAEETGLILPIGKWVLEEACRQATIWRRKYADHADFTMAVNLSARQFQQPDLVEQVRAALERADFAPELLRLEITESILMEDVDATQAQLLALRGLGVKLAIDDFGTGYSSLSYIQRFPVDTLKIDRSFVMGLSEDARNPSIVQAAASLAHALGMDVTAEGIETVDQLRSLQGLSCDHGQGYLFARPLSSEAIDSLLTNGIPRDR
- a CDS encoding ABC transporter permease yields the protein MTFGATVVGLVILLAVLAPVVVTRDPITQNLALANRPPAWQARGSIQAPLGTDQFGRDVWSRIVYGAQISLAIGTTAALLGAVVGVSAGLAAGFYGGKVDILVMRIVDLNLAFPLILLALAIAAILGPSLQNLILVMALTTWMIYARVVRGVTLSIREREFIQAARAIGVSNVRIMWRHILPNLMAPVLVIFTLELARVILMESALSFLGVGVPPPTPTWGRMLAEGRNVLTTAPWIATFPGVAITLTVLGVNLFGDGLRDLLDPRLRKQT
- a CDS encoding ABC transporter permease → MTGYVVQRLLLALLVIWGVSIITFFLTFLSGDPAVLMLPPDATAERVAQFRREWGFDRPLIVQYGSFLLRAVQGDLGTSLRHGTPALPLIAERLPATFQLTLTAMVLAILLAIPLGVLSATQRGKIVDLLAMAVALLGQAVPNFWLAIMAILFFAVTLGWLPTSGRGTWLHVVMPAGVLATGLMALLTRITRSSMLEILSEDYVRTARAKGLPGWAVLTRHALRNALIPLVTVIGLQFGYILGGAVVVETVFTWPGVGLFTIQAITNRDYPVVQAAVLILSTAVVTINLLVDLLYGLLDPRIRVRG